Part of the Mycolicibacterium thermoresistibile genome, ATCGATCGCGGACGTGGTGAGGGCGTGCATGGTCCGCTCCAGCGACGGCAACCCGCTCGGACTGCTGTTGGAGGCGATGTACTCGCTGATCGACCCGCGGAAGAAACCGCCGAGGTCGACGGTCGCATCCGAGGTGTAGCAGTCGGCGAGCAGATCCCAGTCCATCCGGTCGGTCGCGATGGCGGCCAGTGCCAGGCACTGCCGGATCTGATCCCGGGCGACGGCCTCTGACGTGAGCACGTCCGCCGTGATCGGGTCACCGGCCATGGCCGAGCCCCTCCAGGAACTCCAGGATCGCCGCGGTCGTCTCCGCCGGACGTTCCCGGGTGAACCAGTGGCCGCAGTTCTGCAGGATCACGCTGGGCCGGTGTTTCGGCACCGTGCGGTCGAAGGCGGCCACCGCCTCCACACTCCACTGCGTCGCCACGTCGAGGTCCGCACCGATGAACAGCGCAGGCACCTCGATGGGCCGGTCCGCATACGGTTCGAGTTCTTCCCAACTCAGATCCATTGCGCGGTACCAGTTCAGCGGCGCCTCGAGGCCGGTCCGCTCGAACTCTGCGACATACTCGTCCAGATCGGCGGCCAACCAGTCCGGGACCGGATCCGGCGTCAGCAGGCCGTCGCGCATCTTGGCGCCGGGGTCCAGGCAGGCCCCGCCGCTGCGGGTCTGTTCGGCCACCTCGGCCGGGTCCGCCTCCAGCGGGTTGGGCGCCTGATAATCCGGCGGGAACGGACCGGCCGAGAACGAGTAATACTGATCCCGCAGGAAGCCACGCGGGTCGGCCTCGAACTCCGACTCCAGCGCGCCCTTCTGCACCCAGTACTCCTGGTAGAAGACCTTGTCGGGCCCGGCGATCTCGCGTTGGACCTCGCTGGGGCGGCGGGTGCCGAACGAGTCGACGCCGGCAATCGGGATCAGCCCCCGGCCGCCGAACGCCACGCTCATACCGATCACCGCGGTGAAGACCTCGGGCCGGGTCCAGGCGGCCGTCCAGGCCACCATCGAACCCCAGTCGTGCCCCACGATCGTGGCCTCCTCGGCGCCGAGTGCGGTCACGATCGCGACACAGTCGTCGACCAGTTTCAGGATCGAGTAATCCTCGACGGCCGCGGGTTTCCCGGACCGGCCATATCCGCGCATATCGGGGGCGGCGACGCGATATCCGCGTGCGGCGATGGCATCGATCTGCTCACGCCAGCAGAACCACGACTCCGGGAAGCCGTGCACGAGCAGCACCAGCGGGCCGGAACCCTTGACGACGACGTGCAGGCGCTGATCACCGGCGAAGATCGTCGCGTGGTCGTAACCGTCGGCCTCCGTGACAATCTCGCACCGCGGTGCGGCAACGGTGTTGGACATGTTTCTCCTCGTGTCTCTCGATGGCGGTCAGCCGCGTGAGCGCTGGAACTCCGCGGTCGCCGCGGCGATCGCGGCGTTGGTCTGATCGCGCCAGATCGTGGTGTCCTCCTCGTTCTTCGCGCCGAGCACCCACTCATGGGAGGCCCGCAGCGCGTCGAGGTGTCCGGTGAACTCCGGGATCACGTACTCGGCGAACAGCTCGATGGACCGCAGTTTGGCGGCCGGCGCGGCGAAGTCGGCGAGGTTCATGATGAAGACCCCGAACCCGCCGGTCTGCTTCGCGAGTTTGCGGATCAACTCGATCGCGGTGTCCGGCGTGCCGATGCACACCATGCCGGATTCGATCGCCTCGTTGAGCTTGCCCTCGACGCT contains:
- a CDS encoding alpha/beta fold hydrolase, with product MSNTVAAPRCEIVTEADGYDHATIFAGDQRLHVVVKGSGPLVLLVHGFPESWFCWREQIDAIAARGYRVAAPDMRGYGRSGKPAAVEDYSILKLVDDCVAIVTALGAEEATIVGHDWGSMVAWTAAWTRPEVFTAVIGMSVAFGGRGLIPIAGVDSFGTRRPSEVQREIAGPDKVFYQEYWVQKGALESEFEADPRGFLRDQYYSFSAGPFPPDYQAPNPLEADPAEVAEQTRSGGACLDPGAKMRDGLLTPDPVPDWLAADLDEYVAEFERTGLEAPLNWYRAMDLSWEELEPYADRPIEVPALFIGADLDVATQWSVEAVAAFDRTVPKHRPSVILQNCGHWFTRERPAETTAAILEFLEGLGHGR